The DNA window GTCATTGTAATGATTTCAAAATTTCCGTCGGCATTCAAATCTCTTTCCGTTATATTTTTTCCAATTTTATCGTCAAAAGATATTTTTGTAAATTTTTTATCATCTTTTTGGAAAAAGTAAATTACTCTAACATTCAATGAAGCAAGACCTGAACCCATATAATAACAAACAATTTTAAAATCTTTTTTCCCATCTCCATTGAAGTCAGCAATGTAAAACCCATCTGTTCCTTGAGCAGGAATTTCTTCAAAGTACTTTTTACTATTCGTTTTTGTTTTTACTTCTATATAGCTTTCTTTTAAGTTATCGATATTACCTTTTATGATAACTTCTAAATCAGAATTATCTTTGAAAAATGATTTTACAACTTTAGAATAATTCAAATCGGTTTCTTTTTCTATCATTTTAAACTCCAAGGATGTACTTTTTGGACTTTTAAATTTTTCAAAGGGATATTGTCCAAAAGTAATAATTGGGAAGAGAAAAAGGGTATATTTTAAGAAATTGGTCATAAAATATTGTTGGAAAATATTTGCTAACACTCAAGTATTCTTCGTTAATAGAAACAATTATCAATCCAACTTCTCAGTCAATTTTTTAAACACTGCTTTTGCTGATTTTCCTTCGTATAAAATGCTGTAAACGGCATCGATAATTGGAGTTTGAGCACCGTAACCCAAGTTGAGGTTGTAGGCACTTTTGGTAGCATAATAGCCTTCGGCAACCATACTCATTTCCATCATCGCGGATTTTACGGTATAGCCTTTTCCAATCATATTGCCGAACATTCTGTTTCTGGAAAAAATAGAATACCCCGTTACCAATAAATCGCCCAAATAAGCTGAATCATTGATGTTGCGCTTCATTTTGTGGACTTTCTTGATGAATTTTTTCATCTCTCGAATGCTGTTGCTCATTATTACCGATTGAAAATTATCGCCATAACCCAATCCGTGAGCGATTCCTGCGGCTATCGAGTAAATGTTTTTGAGCATTGCGGCATATTCGGTTCCAATAATATCGTCAGAGATTTTGGTTTTGATGTAATTGCCAGATAAATTTTTGGCTACTATTTTGGCTTTTTTAGCATCGCCACAGGCAATGGTAAGATAGGACAAACGTTCCAAAGCGACTTCTTCGGCGTGACAAGGGCCCGTAATTACACCGATATTTTCGAATGGGATGTTGTAGGTTTTATTGAAATGTTCGCCTACAATCAAACTGGTTTCGGGAACAATTCCTTTGATGGCTGAAAAAATGACTTTTCCTTCCAAACTTTCGGTCAATTTTTCGAGTTCACCATTCAAGAAAGCCGATGGAATGGCAAAGATGAGAAAATCGGCATAGGCCACTGCTTCGTTGAGATCACTGGTTAATTTTAGTTTTGTTATATCGAATTCAACAGAGCTTAGATAATTGGGGTTGTGATGATGCGTTTTTAGATGCTCGATAGCATCTTCATTTCGCATATACCAGGCGATTTCGGGGAGGTTCACGCAAAGCATTTTGGCAATAGCAGTTGCCCAACTTCCGCCACCAATTACGGCAAATTTTAAATTTTCGGCCATTTTTTTATTAAATTTAATCAAAAGTACTTAAAAATTCAGTAGTAAAGCAAAAGTAAGTTAGAGAAAGGAATTTTGAAACCTAAAAATAAAAATTTAAATTATTTTTTATTTTAATACAATAATCTTATTATCCGAACGTTATGGTGTATTGATAATTATTTTTTGTATCAAAAAAGGATTGAATTAGTTAGTTTTGTTTTAGTATTTGAAAAGGCGTTCATTGAGGTAGTTTGAGCGCCTTTTTATTTGTACTCGGGACACATTAGAACCGATACACTTCGTTCGGTGTCACACAATAATCCAATTTCACATCGTTTTCGTAAACATCCTCAATTTTTTCTTCGGCTTCAAAAAAAGAAAGACCAATTTTGATGGTTGTAGGTTTGCATTCCTTTAAAAATTTATCATAAATACCTTTGCCATAACCTGCTCGATGACCTGTTTTGTCAAAAGCCAAAAGCGGCACGAAAACCACTTCGATTTTAGTTGTTGGAACTTCTAATCCATCAACAGGTTCGGGAATATTGTATTGGTTTTTCTTGATTTTGGTATTGTCTGTCAACAAGAAATGAGTCATTTCCCTAGTTTCGAAATCACTTTTCGAAATAATTATTTCTTTGTCTTTTCCGGATAACAAATGCAAAATAAATTCTGTATTGACTTCTTTTTGTTCCGAAATGGGCAGGAAAATATGAAAATACGTCTGCTCCCAAATGGGCAAGGACAGTACTTTATTGGCTATAGCCAAACTTAATTCTTCCAAATCATCTTCGGAAAGCGAGCTGCGTAGCGTTTTGTATTTTTGCCTCAGTTCCTTTTTAAGCATGAATCGTCGTTTTCAATTCGTTGATAAAAGTAGTCAAATGTTGAATTTCGACATGGTCCATAAGCACAATTTTGTACCATTTGTTTCCTTTATGATGCTGTTGGGGGACCAAATCGAATTTTTTTGCGACATCCTCGGAAATATGTTGCGCATCAATCGTTACAATATTCATAAAAGGTTCCCGGAAATAGTGGACATTTAATTCGTCCAATTCGTGACACAAAAACTGGGTACGCATTTGTAAAATACTCACTTTTTCGAACCAACCAAAAGGGCCGTAGGTAAACAAAATCATCCAAACAGCCACAGCATTCGAACCGGAACGACTGCCGCAGAGGGTCAAATCCATACCTTCAACATATTCGGCTTCTTTAGTCAAAACATTTTCGATGAGTCCTTTTCTACACACAAAAACGCCCGTTCCATACGGAGATTGTAGCATTTTATGCGCATCGATCGTGATGGAGCTGATTTTTGGATTCCTAAAATTGATTACCGATTTCTGATTGCTAAACGGATAGACAAACCCACCATAAGCTCCGTCGATATGGAGTTTGTATTCGACATCGTGCTTTTCTAAAAGCGAAGTATAATCATCAGGATTGTCAACAGAACCAAACATTGTGGTTCCCATATTGGCGATAGCGATAAAATATTTTTTCCCGTTTTGTTGCGCTTTGATAATTTCGTTTTCTAAGGCTAGTTTGTCGAGTTCTCTTTGTTGGAAAGACACCGGAATTTTGATTAAATCGATCATCAAAACATTGGCTCCTTTTGGGATCGAATAATGGGTGTCTTCTGAGGCTATGATAGCGATTTCTTCAATTTTGGCGCCTTTTTGATACATAAAAAAATTGCGATACATCCACATTGCTTGGATATTGGCCTCCGTTCCGCCCGGCGAAATATAACCATCAATCGATTCGGGTTGTGCTTTAAAAATATCAACCGCAATCACATTCAACACTTCGCGTTCCATTTCTTGAGTTCCTTTGAAAGCATTTTCAGAGGTTCCCAAAGTGTGACAACCAATATGATTTGGGTTGGCAACATACGTTTTCAGGGTTGGTGCATCTTGCAAAAAGGGTGCATCATCATAAAACACTTTTCCATCGAGTTTGGAGGCGGGATAGCCAAGTGAAGCATCGGTAGCGAAATTTACGTTTTCTTCTAATGCTTTTTCTATTCGGTTCTTTCTTTCATCGTGCGAAAGTTTTTTCCAGTAAATCATGGGTAAAATATTTTTGCAAAGATAAATGTATTAATTTTTATGGAGGTGATAATTGTATGAATTTGGTTTATGCCAATTTTAAAGTTAAATTTGTTTGAATTAAATTCTTGTCTTATGGAAGATATCGCAAAAGCATTGGAACTTAAAAATGAATTGGACAATTTGCGTCCGATTGACAAAGAAAAAGAAGCGATTATCATGCAAAAATTTCGTTTAGACTGGAACTATCACTCCAACCATCTTGAAGGGAATACTCTTACTTATGGCGAAACCAAAGCGTTGATTTTGTTTGGCATTACGGCTCAAGGTAAACCTTTAAAAGACACTTTAGAAATCACTGGACATAACGAAGCGATTAATTGGGTTTTGGTAATGATTAAAGGCGAAAGACCTTTGACGGAAAATTTCATTAGAGAATTGCACACTCTTTTATTAAAAGAATCGTATGAAGTTGATGCAATAACTCCTGATGGAAAACCAACCAAAAAAAAAATTACTGTTGGAAGTTACAAAATCACTGCCAATCATGTAAAAACCAAAACGGGAGAAATCTTCTATTTTGCAACACCCGAAGAAACTCCAGCAAAAATGTATGATTTGCTGAATTGGTTCAATCAAAAAATCAAAGAAACGGATGTAAATCCAATATTTCTGGCAGCTGAATTTCATTACAAATTCATCCGAATTCATCCGTTTGATGATGGAAACGGCAGAACAGCCCGAATCCTGATGAATTTTATATTAATGCAATTAGGGTTTCCTCCAGTAATTATTAAAACGGAAGACAAGGCTAATTATTTTGCCGCTTTGCAAATGGCAGATGCGGGAAATATAGAAACTTTCATCAATTATATTGCGCAAAATTTGGTGCGGTCACTTGAAATTATGATTGCAGGAGCAAAAGGGGAAAATATTGAGGAAGACGATGATTTGGATAAGGAAATTGCGTTGTTGGAGCAGAAATTAAAAATTATTGAAAGCACCAAAGTTTTAAAATCTCATAAATCTTCAGCAGAATTATTTCAAAATTCAATATTGCCATTTATACTGACTTACACAGAAATGATGTCAAAGTTTGAAAAGTTATATTCTAGTTGTGAATTTGAAATATTCGGTGACAACTTTAATTATTTGACTAAAGAAGATTTTTTACAAAACTTTAAAGCTGACGAAATTGACAATTTGGTATTGAATAAAATAAAAATTTATTATATTTTTTCGATGTTAAAGCAAACGGGATTTGAAGAAGTAAAATATGAGAACTATATTTCTATTATTTTTGATGCCAACTCATGTAAAATAAAAAATTTTTCTGATACAACTACTTGGGAAGTTTTATATGATTCAATTTTAACTAAAACTGAAATCGACAAAATAGTAAAATCTGAAGTAAAACGTCACAAAGAATTCATAGAACAAAAAATCGCCGAAAAAGAAAACAAATAATCTGTGAAAATCTGTGAAAACCCGTTAAATCTGTTTCATCTGTGGCTAATTTTCAATCTCAATTGCAATCTGCAATCTAAAATCTGCAATCTAAAATGTCAACTCTCGAACTTCAAATTCAAACTTTGCCCGACGGTCCCGGAGTCTATCAGTATTATGATAAGGAAGGGAAGATTTTATATGTAGGCAAAGCCAAAAACTTAAAAAAAAGAGTTTCATCCTATTTCAATAAAATTCACGACACGGCAAAAACCAATGTGCTAGTCAAGAAAATTGTCACCATAAAACACATCGTTGTTCCTACTGAAACCGATGCTCTTTTATTGGAAAACAATCTCATAAAAACCTTGCAACCGCGCTACAATGTCTTGCTGCGGGACGACAAAAGTTATCCTTGGATTTGCATCAAAAAAGAACCGTTTTCGCGAATATTTTCTACCCGAAGAATGATTAAAGATGGCTCCGAATATTTTGGACCTTATACGAGTTTCAAAACAGTGAGCACCATTTTAGAATTAATAAAAGAACTCTATCCGCTGCGAACCTGCAATTATGATTTGAGTAAATCGAATATTGAAAGCGGAAAGTTCAAGGTCTGTTTAGAATACCATATTGGCAATTGCAAAGGCCCTTGCGAGGGATATGAATCATTGGAAAATTACCAAAAACAAGTCGATGCTATTCGCGAAATCCTGAAAGGAAATTTCAAAGAGTCAATGAAAGATTTCAAGAAAGTGATGAATGATTTGGCTCGGGATATGCACTTTGAAGAAGCACAAAAAATAAAGGAGAAAATCGAAATCCTCGAAAATTACCAATCGCGTTCTACGATTATCAATCCAAAAATCACTAATATCGATGTGTTTTCTATCGTTTCTGACGAAACGGCTGCTTTTGTCAACTTTTTGCAAATTTCCCACGGTTCGATTATTCGTTCGCACACGATGGAAATCAAAAAAAAATTGGACGAAACCGACGAAGAATTATTAGAATTGGCGATTATCGAACTTCGGGAGCGTTTTCAGTTGTTATCTAAGGAGATTATAGTTCCGTTTGAGATTGATTTAGGCGAAAAAATAAAAGTTACGGTTCCGCAATTGGGCGACAAAAAACAGATTTTAGATTTGTCGATTCGCAACGCTAAATTTTACCGAATCGAACAATTGAAACAACTGCAAATTGTAGATCCAGACCGTCACACCAACCGCATTATGGCGCAAATGCAAAAAGATTTGCGATTGCCAGTAGAACCGCGCCACATCGAATGTTTTGACAATTCTAATATTCAAGGAACCAACCCTGTTTCGGCTTGCGTAGTTTTTAAAGATGGGAAACCCAGCAAAAAAGACTACCGACATTTCAATATCAAAACCGTCGAGGGACCCGATGATTTTGCTTCGATGACCGAAGTGGTTTACCGAAGATACAAACGATTATTGGACGAAAACGAACCATTGCCGCAACTCATCATCATCGATGGGGGAAAAGGACAATTGTCATCGGCTTTGAAAAGCATTGACGAATTGGGGTTGAGAGGAAAAATCACCATCATCGGCATTGCCAAAAGGCTGGAAGAACTATTTTATCCCGGCGATTCGATACCCCTGTATTTAGATAAAAAATCCGAAACCCTCAAGGTCATTCAACAATTGCGAAACGAAGCTCACCGATTTGGGATTACGCATCACCGCGACAAACGAAGCAAATCGGCCTTGAATTCCTCAATAGAAAGCATTCCGGGAATTGGCGAAAAAACGATGCTGGCCTTAATTCAGCACTTCAAAAGTGTAAAAAGATTGAAATTAGCAACAGAAAAAGAAATTTCGGACGTTATAGGTGTTTCAAAAGCCAAAAAAATTGTCGACTTTTACAAAACCAATTAGCCTTTTTTTATGAGCCTAATCCCGCTTTTCGTTTCAAGCTCTCGGTCAAAAAGCTTTTTTTCTATCAAAAAAAAAGGAGCTTCTTGGGTCGCTCTTTTTTTTCAAGAAAAAATAGCTTTTTTTTCCTCGAGGCTTTCCACTGCAATCGGGGGCTTAACTCATCTCCTATCTATAATCTTTTTTCTTTTTTCTTTTTTCTCCTTTTCACAAGACACTATCAAAAGACCTAAAATTGGCTTGGTTTTGAGCGGCGGTGGTGCCAAAGGTTTGGCGCACGTTGGTGTCCTGAAAGTGCTTGAGCAAGCGGGAGTAAAAATAGATTATATCGGCGGAACCAGTATGGGCGCAGTTATTGGCGGACTTTATGCATCGGGTTATAATGCAGCCCAACTCGATTCGATTGTTTCTGCAACCAATTTCGACAATTTGCTCATTGATTATGTGCCGCGATCTTCCAAAAGTTTTTACGAAAAACGTAACGACGAGCTCTACGCCTTTGTGCTCCCTTTCAATAAATTCAGAATTGGAGTGCCGCAGTCACTGTCTAAAGGAATGTTTAATTACAATTTATTCAACCGACTTACTTTGCACGCCCGGCACGTTCGCGATTTCAATCAATTGCCAACGCCTTTTTTGTGCATAGCTACGGATATTGAATTGGGCAAGGAAGTGATTCTGGATCACGGTGTTTTGGCTCAGGCTTTGTTTGCCAGTTCCGCTTTGCCGTCGGTTTTTTCGCCAGTAATACTCGACGGAAAACTATTAGTAGACGGAGGTGTGACCAATAATTATCCGATCGAAGAAATCAAAAAATTAGGCGCGGATATTATCATAGGTGTCGATGTGCAAAGCGGTTTGAGGGATAAAGATCAACTTCAGGATGCGACTAAGATTTTATTCCAAATCACGAATCTTGAAATGATCGAAAAAATGAAGGTCAATGCCAAAGAAACGGACATTTATATCAAACCTGACATCAAGGATATTGGTGTAATATCGTTCGAGAAGGCAAAAGAAATTATCCTACGGGGTGAGGAAGCAGCCTTTACGGTTTATGAAGATATTAATAAATTGGCCAATGCCACCTCACCTTATCAAAAGCCAAAATTAGTCCTGCCAGCGGATAGTCTGCAGATTGTGAATATTGATTGTACTTTACTGGAACATTATTCAAAGCCCTATATTCAAGGAAAATTGAAGTTCAAACCGGGGTCAAAAATTAGTTATAAAGATTTAGAGAAAGGAATAAACAATTTAGACGCAACCCGAAATTTCGGAACGATAACCTATTCTTTGGAGCCCAACGGATCGGGAGATGATTTGATTTTGAACTTGATCGAAAACCCAATTTCGACCTATTTGAAATTTGGCCTGCATTACGATGGACTCTATAAAAGTGCCGTTTTGGCCAATATCACCAACAAAAACACGTTTTTCAAAAACGATGTCGCTTCCTTTGATTTGATTATCGGGGATAATGTTCGGTATAATTTAGATTATTATATAGACAATGGTTACAATTTGAGTTTAGGATTCAATTCGCAGTTGAATCAGTTTAATAAAAATGTAACTAGAGAAATAAGCAGATTGTCTATTGATCCGTCGCAGAATTTTATCAACATTAATTTTCTGGATTTAACGCATCAGCTCTACTTTCAATCTATTTTTGCGCAAAAATTCCTTATCGGAGCAGGATTAGAACTGAAATACCTCAATATCAATTCCGAAACACTCACGATTTCCAATCCTGTAATCGATCGCAGCTACTATGGAAGTGTTTTTGCCTACATGAAATTCGACTCTTTTAATAGTCAATATTTCCCAACAAAAGGATGGTATCTCAGTAGCGAAATCCATAATTATCTGCTTTCATCCGATTATACGAACAAGTTTAATCCGTACTCTATCGCAAAAGCCGATGCTGGGATTGCCATTAAAATTATTTCTAAAACGGTCCTCAAAATTCAAACAGAAGCCGGTTTTTCTATCGGTAATAAAAGCGTTCCGTATTTTGATTTTGTTTTGGGTGGATACGGATTTATTCCTGTCAATAATTTCAAGCCATTTTACGGATATGATTTCTTGAGTCTCGCAGGAGATAGTTATTTGAAATCCTCAATTGCGGTCGACTACGAAATTTTCAAAAAAAATCATTTGAATTTTTCTGCCAATTATGCCAATATCGAAAACAATCTTTTTGATACGTTAGATTGGATATCCTTGCCAAAATATTCAGGCTATGCATTGGGCTATGGTTTAGAAACAATTATTGGCCCTATTGAAGTAAAATACTCTTGGTCGCCCGAAACAAGTCAAGGATTTACCTGGTTTGGCATTGGATTCTGGTTTTAATTGCATTATTTGTTTCAAATAAATTATCAAGAAAACAGAAAAAGTTGCTTTTTTTTATACGATGTAAAAAAATAAGCTGTTTTGGATTTTGTCTTTGCATTCAATGTGTTAAACTTTATTTTTCATTATTTTTTTTAAAAAACGGATGTACCTTTGCAAAAGCAAAAAAGGAAGGGGTGGTTTCCTTCCGGATTTCATATAAATTTCATAATTTATAGTTTTTTGGTTAGTTAATAGCATGAATTCTCAGTCATTAATTTGACTGAGTTTTTTTGTTTTAATACATTTGGAACAAAATTTGTTAGGCAGTAAATCGATGATTAGTAAGAAGATGAAAAAATTAATGCTATTGTTTATTTGTATTACTGCAGTAGGATTTAGTCCTCAAAAGCCATCTGCCTATGAAGTTGGAGAACAGTTTGTATTCCGAATTCACTATCAGATAATCAATGCGGGATATGCAACTCTAAACATCAAAGAAGCCACAATAAATAACAAAACTGTATATCACGTCATAGGAAAGGGTGTTACTACCGGAGTTTCTAGCCTTTTTTTTAAGGTCGACGATACCTACGAAAGTTATATCGATAAGGTTACGGGTAATCCCTATCAATTTGTTAGAAAAATTTATGAAGGGGGCTACACCAAAAATCAGGAAGGGTTTTTTAATCCAACAGAAAATAAAATTCTAGTCAAAGATTATAAACGCAATACCGAGAAAAGCTTTTCGGTTCCAAAAAACACTCAAGACATTTTATCTTCCTTTTATTATTTGCGAAACTATCCCAATATCGAAAAAATGAAACCGGGCGAATTTGTAGCAATCGATATGTTTTTCGACGATAAAACTACAAAATTTAGGTTAAAATTTATAGGGCGTGAGGATATTAAAACTAAATTTGGGGTTGTTTCGACTATGATTTTTAGACCAACAGTTCAAACTGGAAGAGTTTTCAAAGAAGAAGAAAGTTTAACCGTTTGGATATCAGACGATGAAAACCGAATTCCTTTGCGGATAAAAGCTAGCCTCCTAGTGGGCGCTATAAAAGCGGATTTAGACAGTTACAAAGGATTAAAGTATCCGTTTAAAATCAAAAAAAACAAACGTGATTGATAGTTTAGTCAAGTAAAAAAATTCCAATTGAGGAATTAATGTCGTCTGCGATTCGATTTTTGTACAATATATAATACCCTTAATTTGAAAAAAATAGTTCTATATATCCTCGTTTTGTTTTCGATTTTTTCTTGTAAACAAGCAGAATCCGAGGACCTACTTCCGGAAGTAGATTCAGCACAAAAAAAGGAACAATTTGGTTTTATTTTCCAAGATTTCAATGTTTTTCAAGACACCATCAAAAGGGGCGATACTTTCGGAAGTATTTTAGAAACTCAAAATCTTGGCGACAAGAAAGTGTATGATATCATTCAGAAAATAAAAGATAGTTTTGATGTTCGCACGGTGAGAATCGGCAAAGCCTATACTTTTTTGCGTTCGAAAGACCGTTTTCATGCCCTTCAATACGCTATTTATCAACCCGATAGAGGCAATTATTACATCATAGATTTTAAAGACTCGGTTAGTGTTTCAAAAATTACAAGGCCTGTCAGTTTTAAAAAAAGAACCATTGCCGGAGAGTTAAAGGGGTCTTTTTCCGAAGAATTACGCAGGCAAAAAGTGGATCCGGCCTTGGCCAATAAATTAATCAAAGTGTATGCTTGGTCCATCGATTTTTTCAAGTTGAAAAAAGGTGACCAGTTTGGTGTTATTTTTACCGAGAGGTATATTGATGACACCATTTACGATGGAGTCGATAGTTTGCGGGCTGCTTTTTTTGAATACAAGGGCAAAATGATTTATGCTTTTCCCTTTGCTCAAAATCAAGGGGGAAAACTCGACTATTATGACGAAGAAGGAAAAGCACTCAAGAATTTTTTCCTGAAATCTCCGCTGAAATATGCCAATATTACCTCGCGTTTCTCGCGAAGCCGATTTCATCCGGTGCAAATGATATGGAAGGCACATAAAGGAACGGATTACGCTGCGCCAACCGGCACCCCGATTATGACCACTGCCTCCGGGATTGTAGAGCAAACCGGATATACCGCAGGAAATGGGAATTTTGTAAAGGTAAAGCACGACCGAACCTATTCCACCCAATACCTTCATATGTCGCGAATTTTGGTTAGAAGAGGGCAGCGCGTAACCCAAGGAAGTATTATCGGGAAGGTAGGAAGTACCGGTCTTGCAACGGGGCCTCACGTTTGCTATCGTTTTTGGAAAAATGGAGTACAAGTCGATGCTCTTAGGCTGAAATTGCCTAATTCTCAACCTATGGAGAAAAAAAACCTCCCTAGATTTAAACAGCAAATAGAACCTTTGAAATGGGAATTGGATAGTGTTGCCAATCTCTAGTTTGACTACCGCAATACGTTAAATCTCTTTTTTTTAATGGTTAAAGTCCTAAAACAATCATTGGGTCAATGTCTAGCTTTTGGCTAATATCTCGAGCTGTTTTTAGAGGTGGTTCGCTTTTGCCATTTAAGTATTCACTAACTCTTGAGGTACTAACACCCAATAGTTCAGACAGGCGTTTTTGATTTAAACCTCGTTCGTACATGCGTAATTTCATAGCTTCTACAAGTGTAGGTGCTTTTATTGGTTCGTTAGTTTCTTCAAAATCAGCCACCAAATCCGAAAGCAAGTCTAATTCGATAAAGTTTTTATCAGTGGTTGGGGTGTTGTTATCCACAAGAGTTAACAATTCCTCAATACGGTTTGTTATTGCGGTGTATTCTT is part of the Flavobacterium nackdongense genome and encodes:
- the uvrC gene encoding excinuclease ABC subunit UvrC, with product MSTLELQIQTLPDGPGVYQYYDKEGKILYVGKAKNLKKRVSSYFNKIHDTAKTNVLVKKIVTIKHIVVPTETDALLLENNLIKTLQPRYNVLLRDDKSYPWICIKKEPFSRIFSTRRMIKDGSEYFGPYTSFKTVSTILELIKELYPLRTCNYDLSKSNIESGKFKVCLEYHIGNCKGPCEGYESLENYQKQVDAIREILKGNFKESMKDFKKVMNDLARDMHFEEAQKIKEKIEILENYQSRSTIINPKITNIDVFSIVSDETAAFVNFLQISHGSIIRSHTMEIKKKLDETDEELLELAIIELRERFQLLSKEIIVPFEIDLGEKIKVTVPQLGDKKQILDLSIRNAKFYRIEQLKQLQIVDPDRHTNRIMAQMQKDLRLPVEPRHIECFDNSNIQGTNPVSACVVFKDGKPSKKDYRHFNIKTVEGPDDFASMTEVVYRRYKRLLDENEPLPQLIIIDGGKGQLSSALKSIDELGLRGKITIIGIAKRLEELFYPGDSIPLYLDKKSETLKVIQQLRNEAHRFGITHHRDKRSKSALNSSIESIPGIGEKTMLALIQHFKSVKRLKLATEKEISDVIGVSKAKKIVDFYKTN
- a CDS encoding patatin-like phospholipase family protein; protein product: MVLSGGGAKGLAHVGVLKVLEQAGVKIDYIGGTSMGAVIGGLYASGYNAAQLDSIVSATNFDNLLIDYVPRSSKSFYEKRNDELYAFVLPFNKFRIGVPQSLSKGMFNYNLFNRLTLHARHVRDFNQLPTPFLCIATDIELGKEVILDHGVLAQALFASSALPSVFSPVILDGKLLVDGGVTNNYPIEEIKKLGADIIIGVDVQSGLRDKDQLQDATKILFQITNLEMIEKMKVNAKETDIYIKPDIKDIGVISFEKAKEIILRGEEAAFTVYEDINKLANATSPYQKPKLVLPADSLQIVNIDCTLLEHYSKPYIQGKLKFKPGSKISYKDLEKGINNLDATRNFGTITYSLEPNGSGDDLILNLIENPISTYLKFGLHYDGLYKSAVLANITNKNTFFKNDVASFDLIIGDNVRYNLDYYIDNGYNLSLGFNSQLNQFNKNVTREISRLSIDPSQNFININFLDLTHQLYFQSIFAQKFLIGAGLELKYLNINSETLTISNPVIDRSYYGSVFAYMKFDSFNSQYFPTKGWYLSSEIHNYLLSSDYTNKFNPYSIAKADAGIAIKIISKTVLKIQTEAGFSIGNKSVPYFDFVLGGYGFIPVNNFKPFYGYDFLSLAGDSYLKSSIAVDYEIFKKNHLNFSANYANIENNLFDTLDWISLPKYSGYALGYGLETIIGPIEVKYSWSPETSQGFTWFGIGFWF
- a CDS encoding 5-formyltetrahydrofolate cyclo-ligase translates to MLKKELRQKYKTLRSSLSEDDLEELSLAIANKVLSLPIWEQTYFHIFLPISEQKEVNTEFILHLLSGKDKEIIISKSDFETREMTHFLLTDNTKIKKNQYNIPEPVDGLEVPTTKIEVVFVPLLAFDKTGHRAGYGKGIYDKFLKECKPTTIKIGLSFFEAEEKIEDVYENDVKLDYCVTPNEVYRF
- a CDS encoding Fic family protein, encoding MEDIAKALELKNELDNLRPIDKEKEAIIMQKFRLDWNYHSNHLEGNTLTYGETKALILFGITAQGKPLKDTLEITGHNEAINWVLVMIKGERPLTENFIRELHTLLLKESYEVDAITPDGKPTKKKITVGSYKITANHVKTKTGEIFYFATPEETPAKMYDLLNWFNQKIKETDVNPIFLAAEFHYKFIRIHPFDDGNGRTARILMNFILMQLGFPPVIIKTEDKANYFAALQMADAGNIETFINYIAQNLVRSLEIMIAGAKGENIEEDDDLDKEIALLEQKLKIIESTKVLKSHKSSAELFQNSILPFILTYTEMMSKFEKLYSSCEFEIFGDNFNYLTKEDFLQNFKADEIDNLVLNKIKIYYIFSMLKQTGFEEVKYENYISIIFDANSCKIKNFSDTTTWEVLYDSILTKTEIDKIVKSEVKRHKEFIEQKIAEKENK
- a CDS encoding DUF3108 domain-containing protein, which produces MKKLMLLFICITAVGFSPQKPSAYEVGEQFVFRIHYQIINAGYATLNIKEATINNKTVYHVIGKGVTTGVSSLFFKVDDTYESYIDKVTGNPYQFVRKIYEGGYTKNQEGFFNPTENKILVKDYKRNTEKSFSVPKNTQDILSSFYYLRNYPNIEKMKPGEFVAIDMFFDDKTTKFRLKFIGREDIKTKFGVVSTMIFRPTVQTGRVFKEEESLTVWISDDENRIPLRIKASLLVGAIKADLDSYKGLKYPFKIKKNKRD
- a CDS encoding M23 family metallopeptidase, yielding MKKIVLYILVLFSIFSCKQAESEDLLPEVDSAQKKEQFGFIFQDFNVFQDTIKRGDTFGSILETQNLGDKKVYDIIQKIKDSFDVRTVRIGKAYTFLRSKDRFHALQYAIYQPDRGNYYIIDFKDSVSVSKITRPVSFKKRTIAGELKGSFSEELRRQKVDPALANKLIKVYAWSIDFFKLKKGDQFGVIFTERYIDDTIYDGVDSLRAAFFEYKGKMIYAFPFAQNQGGKLDYYDEEGKALKNFFLKSPLKYANITSRFSRSRFHPVQMIWKAHKGTDYAAPTGTPIMTTASGIVEQTGYTAGNGNFVKVKHDRTYSTQYLHMSRILVRRGQRVTQGSIIGKVGSTGLATGPHVCYRFWKNGVQVDALRLKLPNSQPMEKKNLPRFKQQIEPLKWELDSVANL
- a CDS encoding NAD(P)H-dependent glycerol-3-phosphate dehydrogenase, whose protein sequence is MAENLKFAVIGGGSWATAIAKMLCVNLPEIAWYMRNEDAIEHLKTHHHNPNYLSSVEFDITKLKLTSDLNEAVAYADFLIFAIPSAFLNGELEKLTESLEGKVIFSAIKGIVPETSLIVGEHFNKTYNIPFENIGVITGPCHAEEVALERLSYLTIACGDAKKAKIVAKNLSGNYIKTKISDDIIGTEYAAMLKNIYSIAAGIAHGLGYGDNFQSVIMSNSIREMKKFIKKVHKMKRNINDSAYLGDLLVTGYSIFSRNRMFGNMIGKGYTVKSAMMEMSMVAEGYYATKSAYNLNLGYGAQTPIIDAVYSILYEGKSAKAVFKKLTEKLD
- a CDS encoding pyridoxal-dependent decarboxylase, which codes for MIYWKKLSHDERKNRIEKALEENVNFATDASLGYPASKLDGKVFYDDAPFLQDAPTLKTYVANPNHIGCHTLGTSENAFKGTQEMEREVLNVIAVDIFKAQPESIDGYISPGGTEANIQAMWMYRNFFMYQKGAKIEEIAIIASEDTHYSIPKGANVLMIDLIKIPVSFQQRELDKLALENEIIKAQQNGKKYFIAIANMGTTMFGSVDNPDDYTSLLEKHDVEYKLHIDGAYGGFVYPFSNQKSVINFRNPKISSITIDAHKMLQSPYGTGVFVCRKGLIENVLTKEAEYVEGMDLTLCGSRSGSNAVAVWMILFTYGPFGWFEKVSILQMRTQFLCHELDELNVHYFREPFMNIVTIDAQHISEDVAKKFDLVPQQHHKGNKWYKIVLMDHVEIQHLTTFINELKTTIHA